The sequence TCAAACAAGCGGGGTCCTACCCGCGGCGCACGCCcctgcttctttctctcccGCGCAGGGCGGATGGACAAGATGGCTGCGACCGGGCGGGGAGGTAAGGGCAGCCcgcggcggggcgcggccgGCAGCACGGCTCCCCGGGGCCCAGGGCCGGAGGCTGCGGCGGGAGGCGCTGCGCAACAGGCGGGCACAGCGCAGCGCGGGAAAGACCGCTGCCCGGCAGGTCCGGGCCTTCCTCACTTGAACAGTTCAGAGCCGCTGCTCTGATGGTGGCTTTCAGTCAGCGACGAACGTGTTCGGTGTTTTTACTTGACTGCTGAGGTGTTCGGCACTGAAGATTGGAACGTATCGCTCTTAAGTCTGTTTTAGATTCCAAAGTATGTTTGGAAAGCTGGCACTTCGCAGAATTCCCTGTTAGGTCTGTATAAACTATTTTGTTTATATAAAGCTATTACTGTTCTTAATGGctttaagacaaaaaaacacacactggcgatgttttttatatatatatatatatatatatatatacagtgaACTGCTAAAACTTTTGGCTCTGGCCACGCAGAAaaggttttgtgtgtgtgatgaTTGTAGTGTAAGTTGGAAGAGCTGACAGGATGCCTGGAGGACTGAGAAGGTAAGACAGTTTTAACTTGGTACTGTATCTTACTGGTTATGGCCTCCGAAATTATAAGGGTGCAATGGCAATTCATGTTTCCCTCCCGACATGAGGGAAAGCGATGCTGCATTTGCACATAAGGCTTGCATGCCACAAAAGGCTTCTACCCTACTCATTTTTACTTGAACTTACTAAGGGGTGACTAAAGTAGGGGATAAGAGCCTTCCTTAGCTCAGTGCATGTCTTTCTACTCAATAAAGCTACACAACTGGTTGATGAGGATTAGTCATACcttattttccactttttatGTGAACAGTGCTGTGTATTAATGgaattgtttttcctgttttctcaggCAGCATCAAGAGATAATGGGATTTGTCACACTACTACTAAACTGAGACTAAGCTTCAACCTTTTATACAGAATTATTTGTTCAAAAAGGAGCTACTGCTCTACCAAAAGTGGATGTCTATGAAGTGCTGGACTGGGAGGCTGTGCACATCTCTGAAGCAATTAACTCCTACTTCAAAAACTTTACAGAATGCAAACTCAAATCTTTTAACATTGTATTTTGCTTGGCAACAATAAAACAGTGACTGACTTTTCCCAGAGCTCTGACTTGAATAActggggagagggggaaggtaAGGTTCATGCTGAGTTACAcacaaaatatattcttttctcttcaaatttaAATTTTTAGTTTGATATACATGGAAACCACAGagatcagtgtttttctttttcttttttttttaaagacactCAGTAAACTAAAAATTACTGTATGAGTGTTTAAtatagaacattttttttctattctttttttcctcagctatATGTCTTCTGAAAATGCGAAGTTATTAATCTAATGGCAAAGTAAGCCAGCAATTCATAGCTGTAGCTAAAATTGTGAAACAATATCCTATGTATGTGCAAGGGAGTATCAAGAAGCACACTGCTTaaatttataataatttattatgTTTAGGAACAGTGAATAAATACCAAGCTGTTAGCTTCAGTTTGGCAATCCTTTTCCCACCAAAGATGCGTtggttgttgttgctttcttttctggcaGAAACTCCATTGCCAGCAATGGATGCATCAGAACAAGAAGTTAATAAACaacacacacagacagcagtTTTCTAAACATACCTCCTGTTTTAAAAGGCATGATACAGATTTACTAAGCAAGTTTCAAGCaaattcttcacagaagaaaatttttgCTACAAGCTGTCCTCTGAACATTGCTTTCTTCACCAAtgtttgttgtttatttcatggaatactgtatttatttctaaacagTACCAATGgatcattaaaaaacaattttttttccactgaaggtAAGCTGAGACATGGCTAGTAGTGGACTGCATGAATTTAAGAGTAATGTACCTCTTGCTGAGCAGTTTCATGGCAGTCGTGAATAAACATACAAGAGAGGAAAAGGCAATACAACATTCTGTTCATTGCGCTTGGTGAGGTGAAGAAGTGTTTGTTTCAGCTTccttttaaaacactgtttgAAAGTTATAAGCATTGTATTTAAATTTAACAGATGTTTTGACCTTCCATGAACTTTTGTGGTAAAAACAGAATTGAAGAAACTTCCTGCTCATGATAAGATTCATCTTCAAGTACTTAAGGTTGAATATCCCCTatgtttcattcatttattaaaaatgtgtttttataaaAGCATGAAGACTACAGAAAACCAATTAACATACTCAAGTTAatcttgcatattttttttcacaactcTATTTTACATATCACCAAAACTCTGctttagcaaaagaaaaaaagaataaaaataaattctctccCAACTATTTACACACAGGTATTACCCACCCTGGTGTGGAACCAGATACTTTACTCTACAGTCCCCCTAACCCAAGGTGTACTCTTAGGTGTATCTTTTTGCGATTTAGGTTCTTGAAAGTTTTCAGCAaacctttctcttgctttctcccAGTTCTTCTTATTCTTGCTTGGGACGATCTGAATATCTTCAATTGAGGTTGGTCTACTTGTACCCAAACCTGCATGCATCTTATGTAACTGAAGGTGGATCTGTCAAATACATTAGAGACTGTTGTAACTGTTAGGTATTCTAAATACTTAAAAGTCCTAGTTCATAATACTAgtctttcccctcctcctggcAATTCTCTTGCAGTTCTAATTTACCTAGATCATACACAAGCATCTGAAGTATTGTTAAAGTGTTAAATCACAGTCTACAATCTAGATATTTGTGGCTTGAGCCAGTTTTTTCTCTCACTGGCTCACTGTCTAGTTTGAGTTTTGTGCTACGTAACtttcagagggaaagaattcTACCAATCTTGAATTCACATCACTTATATAGATGCAGTTTTCCTCCAGACTTTGTACTCAAATTGGAGATTATTAATCCAGTATCTCTCATCCCCTGTTCAGTTTCCTAACAACCATGAATGTTACTGTCATTTTCTACTGAAGTGATGAAACCATTGAAAAACTTCAGAATACTTCACTGATAAAAGTAAAATTGATCTGAGGTTTGTCCTACTGAGATTATTCCCTCCCACTAAGACTTCTGAAACGTTTAAAGTGAACCATGGCTTACAATTAGATGTTTTCAACTGCAAATGCACTTCTATTTCTTCGTACTCTAAGCAAAAACCAGAGACACTTACTGGGTCCTTCATACCACCGCCATCCTTGCCCAGGCCTTCCCCTTTTTTCCATCCCATTTTCTCCAACATTTTGTGTCCTTTGTTGCTGTCACTGATttcactttaaagaaaatttaagaCAATTGATAAGCAAGAGTCAAAGTATATGCTCTCTACTCAAATACTGAAAGACAAATGTTCATACATATGCAACTCTAGAAACCAGGACCCAACCACTCTTCCATCAAGAGCTACCCAGAAGGCCCTATGGCCTTCTTTGCAAGTTCCTGAACACTCTGTTCAATTTTGGGTCCCTCTCTTCAAGGATAGCCAGATGTTCAGAAGTGCGCAGAAAAGAGCAATGGGATGGTGAAGgacttgaaaacaaaacttatGAGGAGAATGGGAGGAAAcgggttgttcagtctggatgCCAGAAGGAGACCTTAACTACTCTCCACAAGTATCTGAAAGACTGCAGAGGATGttgttctcttttctcaggCGACAAGTGATAGGATACAAGGAAATAGTCTCAAGTACAGGAGGTTTAGACTGAAAACtaagaaattcttcacagagACAGTGGTTAAGCACTAACAGTCTGCCCAGCTGAGTGGTGGGGCCCTCATTCTTGGGGGCATTTAAGAGATGTGCAGACATGGCACTAACAGACATGGTTTAGTTAGGGGACTTGGTAGGTCTGGCTgagggttggacttgatcatcttgaaggtcttctccagcctccaTGATTCTATGCTACTTTTCTCATAAATATACCAAAGCTATTCCAAGACTCTGTTCAATACCAACTTTCTTAAAGCACATTCTATTTGCTGACTTCAGGACCTACAAGATACAGCACAGGTGGGTGGGAATCAACTGCATTAATGAGAAGGCAGGATCACTACTTCCCACCAAATCATTCAAACACATTTCATTGTCTCACATTTCCCTTTACTAACTTACAAGCACCTACAAGATtgtgtttctttaaaacaaaatagcaaCTAGAGAAgcaaatgaataattaaaaaggaagattAAAATAAGCATCATTTAAGAGGTAAAAATATGCATACACTACGAAAGGCTGGATATTGACAGTTGAAAGAAATTATGCAGGTGAAACACTTGCATACATGTCATTATTGGGACGcaacaaaaaaaacaggctATTCAAGGCGTCAAAGGTGTCAGTCGTGCAATTGCTGAGCTCCTTTCGAGTTAAGACAGTGATTTAGCCATCATAACAACCAAGCTGGATTTCATAAGGGAAAGCAAGGAGTTAATAGCATATGAACTGGGAAGTGAGAATAGCTATTTTATAGTTCTCCTGATACACTATATACAGGTAATTCATAAGATAACAAACTGTATCTTAATAAGTAATTGATACTCCCTGTAGTTCTGTACAATTCATTAGAGGActctttggatttattttttttttttttagcatccGAACAAACTTACATATGTACAGAAGCTGGAGTATCTCCTCTCTGGAAAGTTCCTTCACTTCCAATGGTCTCTCTGCGTTTTCCTGCTCTGTCTTTGTACTTTGGATTCTTCACTGCTTTGTTGTCTTCATATTCTGTGTTCTTTACAAATAGATTAAAGACaaagaatatttaaattctttatttctgatGACCTCACTGCTCTGTCTTCAGAAGTCTGTAAATAATGATTTAGTGTACAAATGACATGCTTGAGTTACCCCATCAGACTGAGAACTCTGAAAGCTTTCCATATTCACTGAAATTTATGGCTTAATACAGGAATCAGAGTAGATGTAGATCtcaaacatttaattttctgtaaaCTCACCTGTAAACCATATTTTACCCgtatttgttttaatgcttttcttctgactagctctctctcttctttgctAAGTGCTGGGCAAACTAGAAGGAAGAACACAGGATTCAATTTCTAATTAATAGTGTAACTCTTTTCCAGCATCAGACGGAATTTTATTCTAAGATTATTACACAGACACatgccaaaaagaaaatacatatcaTATATTGCAGAGCTATTCTCAATTGAGAAGAAAATCATAACAGAACtctgaaatgatttcttttttttaatttataagaTAACAAtcaataataatatttaaaaaaaaccaacaccataTCCAATGATAACATCACTAACCAgaagattcttttttcttatccAGGCGAAGATGTGCTCTGACTTGACCCGGTTCACATCCATCACAAGTGTCACTGCCGGGATGtatatgaaaagaaagcacagtttCACCAATCTTCACTTCATCACCATGCTCCAAGATGTATGGATCACATTTCGTTTTAGGCTACAGCAAAAGAAAGTTTTGGCAGCCACAGTTATTAGTTACGAATGCAGGGCACCAATTCCATTACATGAATACTGCTTATAATTTACTGATAAAGTCTGAAGTAACAAATGCacataaacatttaaaatacagtgggTATTTCACTCTAGCAACCCTAACAACAGTAGATTTTTTCTAATTCCTAATACAAAACAAgcataaaatacaaagaatggCCCTAAAACCTGAAGGAAATCAAGGAATGACAATATTGTTAGCAATTTGCCATGACATCTTTAAAGTAACCATACAATTAGTTTTCTGCAATGTACACAGCACTGTAACAGCAAACACTCACCTGTAAAATCTGATTTCCATTAACAACTGTTCCATTCTGACTGCCTTGATCCACAAGAACATAATTTTGCAAATCATGGTCAAAATATACTTCTGCATGGAACTGACAAATAGAAGAGTAAGTGAAACGTTCGCATTAAGTAAATACTTGACAatttaaatgctattttaaagTAAGATTTCAGAATGTATTTGGGAGCCTCTTAGCTATGTGGCTTTGGCACTCAAAGTTAACAGCACATTCTAAGCAATTTGAAATGTACATGAATGAGTGGCAACATCATAAGCTAACACATTATATTAATAATCTGTTTGAACCACAAAGTGTCTCTGTACTGAAAAAGCATGTATTTCCTAGATAGAAGGTATGCTTCACTTAAAAGATTGAAAGACACAGTAATAAGTAATTCTTAGCTGTTCCAATgaataaatggtattttttccttgtaaggTATGTTATAGCACTCTCAATTTTGCTCTTTCTGGAAGACATCAAGAAGACACTTATAGAGaagtgtaattaaaaaaagtcCGATCTCAGTTTACAGGGCTCAGGTTACTTTCACATTTGAAATAGCTGGAAGTGGCACATTTGCATAAATTTCATGTAATTCACTTTCACTTGCATCTTAATGCTTAGGGTAGAATCACTATGCATTATTTCCTGTTCCTTTTAGGTAATTTCATAAGTAGGCTATCAAAGTCTAAcaaaccaattaaaaaaaaaatctattgccATTCTATATGGATATTGGTCCCATGTCcagacagaacagagaaaataaaactcatGGTCTTCCTGAAACATAGGAATCAATTTACAAATACATTACCTTCAAAAATGGCCACTAAGCTAACTAAAATATCTTCCACAATCTAAGACTCCCAGTAAAATCAGGGAATCTATACAAGAGAATTTCAAATTTGACAAAGATCTCTTTTGCTATAGCAGTGAAAAAACATAAATCAACCTGTGGAGAAAGTGCTCATTTAAAACCAAATCCCTTCTTACTTAGAGCAGATGCTACTTGCCAGAGCAGTTGCTGAATTCAGTAAgttaaaacagtatttcacaAATTTATACTACTTGGTTTATGTTTGTAATAGTGGAAAGATCCACTAGGTAATCTGTTTAGTATTTTTAGTTCTACCTCCGTTTTACATGAGCCGAAAGTACTTCAAGAGATGTTAAATCTGCAGCAAGTTATTTATTTCAATCTCATtttacatttaaagaaaagttaatgCCACAGCTATCAACTGCGAGTACTGATGTAGTGGTTAAGTAGATACTTAGATATGTAGATAAGTGACAATTAAGTAGATACTTAAAAAGTAGTAACTTTTGGTTTCTAGACATGTCATCTATCTTCATGTGTGCCTCTTCATTTACAAAGTGAAATAACTTCTGCACactgttattttaatgaaaagaatttcaaaCAACTTCAGTATCCACAAAATATTGGTAAATATTGTTGGCTGTGCTaagaagcaagagagaaaatataaaagctCTTTGGCTGTTCTATAATCCAGTTTCAAATACAAGCCAGAAAATGTCATTAATAGCAGGAACAGATCATCTCTAAAAAATTTTCAGTATAAAATGTTACACAGCTTATTAATCAGAACTATCGCCTGGAACAGACATAGTAAAGCTTATTTGAAATACATGCACTTGCAGGTGTTCTATTGACTTTTTTGTTTAGATTATAGGTCTATAAACATACCTTGAATTAAGAGAGCTATATTTATGGTCTGTGTTGCAGTAGTTAGCAAACTTGagcaaataattcatttttaatctttcttaaGTACAAATACTATTCTATGACAACATCATTTCAATAAAATTGTTATATTTTCAAGCGCTCTGTACTCCACTTATACATTCACACAGCTGCcttaaaaatacaacacaacCTGTTTTCCTAAGCTTAGCTATAAGGATTGGATTTTTCTACACCTAGTTCCAACTAGCTGACACCAATGTCTTACAATACAGTCAGTATCTAACACAACCACCCATTTTCCTCAAGTTCAATTACTAATATATTCAGGattcaaaatataattatttacTACGTATTAAACTGTGCATTACTAAAACTccaattaaataagaaaaaatgaacaaaaaacctTTGCTTTTCTAGAATATGAAATCAGACTGCTGTTTACATTATATTTCCATAGAGTAAAATAccatatgctttcttttttcctaacttTGTTGCTAAAGAAGTGGCTAAAATcacacctttaaaaaaaagaaatagcccTCATGATTTGGCAAGATGTAAAGCTAAGAAATAAAGCTTTCTCCAGATGTAGATCTGCTTattagcagagaaaaacaagagtTACCTTACTGACTCCAACTTCAGGAATTTGAAGTGTGTGGCCAAcatctttttctctgtaaaaagaAGTTAATACATAAATTGTGACAAGATAGAAATAGCTCAAATAATAGCTTACAAAAGGTGCATTTCAACTGAACCTTAATACTATGCTTCTCTTCAGCACTACCTGTAAGCTCTACAGATACAGAAGTACTATCTTACAATATACACAATGTGTGGCCTTacttcatttgctttcagtCTTCTGTAAACTACACAGTAATATACGATAATGCTATACATTTACCTTCTTTTATCTATAAGCTTGGCATTTCTAAATGAACTTTTCATTTCATGCAAGGCCTGTAAATACCAGTCTGAACACTGCATCCTCAAGTTCTGCTGTGCATCTTGGCATCAGTCTTCTAGACTGAAGTTGACTTCTTCATCATAGCAGTAGACAAGttattagaaataattaaaaatacagattttttgtTCAAAGATACTAGGAGAGATGATGAATGGATTTACATGTTAGTTCTTAAACTAGGAGATAAAGAAACAATATAGCTACTAGAGGAACTACTAGAAAACTCCAGATATACGAACAAATTGAAATATGAATCAGCATCAGATAAAAGCAGTTGAAAATGACTGGAGATTTTAGTAGGCACCGAAGAAAGCTTTAATTTATCATTAAATTCATCATGACTATGATGAAACCTGACTTTGTTTCAACTATCAGAACTTAAAGAATGCATGCAGGTTAGCAAACAACACACCACATACTTCAAAGTGGTGAATCAGCCCTACCAGGATTCAAATGAGAATCTCAAGTCATGCTTCCTCGTGACTCTGAATTATTGAAGGAGTTATCTTAGTGCCACAGAAATAAAGCGTGCGTACTTTCTTAACTTCTAGCTACGTTGCTATTAGGACTTAGTCAAAATACCAAGTTACCAGGACTGCTGAACTACATAAAATACATACACTGCTATCATAACAAATACATTATGTGACACAGCTCAAGTTTCTTACTGGGGGCTAACCTTAAGACAGTAAACCTCACAACTACTGAAGGCAAGCAGGACAAGCAGGAACAGTGGGGACAAACAATCCCCAGTGGCTTAATGCTGCCCTATGCTGCTGAAGATAATACAGCTTCAGATATAGGTGACAAATATCACTCAGTTTTACCTTCCAATTGTAGCCGGTTTCACAGCCGTGATAATATAAAGTGATCCAGTCTGTAGAACTGGTGATCTTATTACAATGACTCTGATACAAGGAGGCCAaatcttttcttcatctgcaattataaagaaaaaaagttaccaTCAACAATTTTACTCCTGTAGTCCATAGTTCTCTGATAGTAACTGATATACATTCTGCAATTTTCTAGCACAATCCTATGaactttcagaaaaaggaaTGTATAAGTACATCTGAGAGAAAACTTTGATTAGACTACTGTTTTAAACTTTTGTGCCTCCAAACTAAATTACCAATGCAAAAATAATTCCCCCTTGCACGTCCATGACTGCTTACGTACAGCCATAACATATaacatataaagaaaaacataatttattAGCATCATCCATCCGTCAAAACTAGAGTGGCTGACCAAATACTCTTCAAAAGGCCACATCACGAATCTCATGCAAATAAATTAGATAATTctgtcaaatatatttttaatgattctaCTCTTACTATCTTTAAGCATAAGAACAGATAACACAAGCCTATGGATGCGcattctcttttcctcattGTCTGTTAATCAATaacccagcagctctgtgaattCTGTTCTTGAACACATATTTGCAGCAACAGTTTTCAACAGTCTCAGGTAGGAACACATTGGCAAGAGTGGAAAACAGTAGATAAAAAGTTATAAGAAGAGATATCATCTCCATTTTTGAGTGTTTTGGCACTGCAGTGGATTTTTAGAAAATTATCAAGAGAAAGCATGCTTACTAGCATCAGCATTCATACATTCTGAATGGCACTAATCAATCAGAACTGGCGTAGCTGAgtaagagaaggaaggaaagcagaagaaacaaacttGACTGTTAAAACTCTGAGCAGGGCCCAGGCTGCAGTACAGACTTATGACTTGCAGTATTATTTGCATGTACCAGCTGTTCATATAAATCTTTCCACATTTTCCTCACTCTCACCTTCAGAAAATACCACTCAGTTCTGGAGATCTTAAGACCCTAACATTATTTGGTGCAAATAAACATACATGGTTCTTCTCTCTATAGCTATTTCTTATATGTTGCCACAAGAATATACTCAGAAGTTATTAAATACTACTGAGTGCTCCTTTTCACCACAGTGGACTTCATCTCCCACTGAATTACATGTAATTGTTTATGAACAGCATTAGAAATACAAGATTTAGCAATGGGACTGGGTAGGTCAAGCTGATGGTTGAACTTTTCCAACCCAGATGATTCTAGGAAATACCATACATTAACTGAAAAACTAATTCACAGAATTGTTGTGAGGTCTGCGCTAGAATCTTTAATTTTAGCAACAAACTTTCTATTCTCGTCACTACCCTAATGTAAACAAATTTATTCTACTGCTGAGGTTTTCACATTAGCCCAGGCAGTTACAGCTCTAACAGCTTTTACAAAAACACCATCACCTACattctaaatgaaaataaagaaacactGGTAATATGTAATGCTTTTTACCCCAAAGTATCTCAAGTCTGatgctttaatttatttattattatccAAActacttcacatttttttccttaatgggAACTTGGAAAAATAGAGTAATATCATACAACAAAGGTATAATTcaccttcattttctgaatcttCTGAATCATTGGTTTCTTCACTTGTTACTTCATCTGTACTGCTATAAGGTTCACGTTCAGAATCTGTAATTTCACCTTCTTCTGGCTCACTTTCTGTGTCTACTATTCTATTGTCATCTGTATATGCTGCAGTATCTGGTGTACTTTTGTGTGAATGAGAATTCATACTGTCTGTAGCAATTGATTCTTTGGCTGTTAGATTGTTTCGTATTTTTGCAtccatttttgtcttctttcttgcATTAAGAGACTCTTCTTCTTCGGTAGAACTAACTTGCTCAGTAGTAGAAAAGCAATTCAAATTGTTAGAtgatttctgctcttctgtgtcCATATCCTGGAGAAGAGTTATAGAAACCACACTTGAGGAAAGTTGTATTCTACACAAATTGAGTCTAAGTCCACTATCAGACCACTATCAGCCTGGAATTAAATTCTTCATtagcaattattttaaaactattaaaaaatgcTTACATTTCAAGAAAGTTCTGCACATTTCATGTACTGCTGGATATAAAACCATCTTCTACTTGATTAGTGGGACTACACTCCTTTTCCAGTCTCCACTTAACTCTTTCGGCTTTTCTTACCAAAAAGTTACAATCCTTGCTCTTACTCTCACTTATAAATACCATTGACTGAtttccagttttgcttttaTGACTCTTCTGTCCCTCCCTAACAGAATTCCTGCATCTTGTTTTAAgcttttttaatcttcattgtAATTCcctcctgttttttcttttcttgtttcccGCTCCCAGTCCCTCTCAGAATGGTTCCACAAATCAGAAAGGCCCACTCTTTTTTGCCTAATGATCGGCTCTCTCTCCTTTCAAAACTACAACTTAAACAAAAGCCTGTGAAGAGCTTCTAAGTCTCATTTGTGCTGTGTGGAACAGGTTTTACTGAGAATCTGTTTTTGACTGCACCAGATATCTCCACAGTATGGCAGACAGATTATTACAGATTTTTCCATCATCACTTAATTTCACgggcagaaaaaaagaccaacatTTTTGAACTGAAAAATCTACAAAGTTTTACATCAATTTTGCCAGAGTACCTTGAAAATGTAATTCTAAATTTGGTAACCTGGATgatcatcttaaaaaaaaaaagaaatgaacacaaacaacttgaagagagaaataatagcAGATTTTGTTGTATAATCATTTGCTTTTTTAGATTCAGAATTAAAGCATTCCATTGTGCTGATGTAT comes from Gallus gallus isolate bGalGal1 chromosome Z, bGalGal1.mat.broiler.GRCg7b, whole genome shotgun sequence and encodes:
- the AGGF1 gene encoding angiogenic factor with G patch and FHA domains 1 isoform X1 translates to MASPPHGEMRALRDQVAALEADLAACRGQLERAQRRLRRTERLYREARDGSEALRRQVEELTKEIHSRKQKDTSSVEVQTEDYAWSQADYYYYENYYNHTDAQDYASELSVQHNHGTEGTEHDFTEESQMDTNIPSRVNSTEVAEGGGEENLIQNSQEAEDASAPEGSLAESLRAAAEAAVSQTGFIYDENTGLYYDHSTGFYYNSENQLYYDPATGIYYYCDVESGRYQFHSRVDLQSYQASGSQHAKDKKGKKKRKDPEWSTANEYKDMDTEEQKSSNNLNCFSTTEQVSSTEEEESLNARKKTKMDAKIRNNLTAKESIATDSMNSHSHKSTPDTAAYTDDNRIVDTESEPEEGEITDSEREPYSSTDEVTSEETNDSEDSENEDEEKIWPPCIRVIVIRSPVLQTGSLYIITAVKPATIGREKDVGHTLQIPEVGVSKFHAEVYFDHDLQNYVLVDQGSQNGTVVNGNQILQPKTKCDPYILEHGDEVKIGETVLSFHIHPGSDTCDGCEPGQVRAHLRLDKKKESSVCPALSKEERELVRRKALKQIRVKYGLQNTEYEDNKAVKNPKYKDRAGKRRETIGSEGTFQRGDTPASVHIEISDSNKGHKMLEKMGWKKGEGLGKDGGGMKDPIHLQLHKMHAGLGTSRPTSIEDIQIVPSKNKKNWEKARERFAENFQEPKSQKDTPKSTPWVRGTVE
- the AGGF1 gene encoding angiogenic factor with G patch and FHA domains 1 isoform X2 encodes the protein MASPPHGEMRALRDQVAALEADLAACRGQLERAQRRLRRTERLYREARDGSEALRRQVEELTKEIHSRKQKDTSSVEVQTEDYAWSQADYYYYENYYNHTDAQDYASELSVQHNHGTEGTEHDFTEESQMDTNIPSRVNSTEVAEGGGEENLIQNSQEAEDASAPEGSLAESLRAAAEAAVSQTGFIYDENTGLYYDHSTGFYYNSENQLYYDPATGIYYYCDVESGRYQFHSRVDLQSYQASGSQHAKDKKGKKKRKDPEWSTANEYKVRQLTETMASLKISSFGLAASGKDEEKIWPPCIRVIVIRSPVLQTGSLYIITAVKPATIGREKDVGHTLQIPEVGVSKFHAEVYFDHDLQNYVLVDQGSQNGTVVNGNQILQPKTKCDPYILEHGDEVKIGETVLSFHIHPGSDTCDGCEPGQVRAHLRLDKKKESSVCPALSKEERELVRRKALKQIRVKYGLQNTEYEDNKAVKNPKYKDRAGKRRETIGSEGTFQRGDTPASVHIEISDSNKGHKMLEKMGWKKGEGLGKDGGGMKDPIHLQLHKMHAGLGTSRPTSIEDIQIVPSKNKKNWEKARERFAENFQEPKSQKDTPKSTPWVRGTVE